A stretch of the Neptunomonas phycophila genome encodes the following:
- a CDS encoding HopJ type III effector protein, which yields MTVSDFIAKLSTPSSVDFEDTMTIINEHYNYQPTAFSNGTGDSKVTNDAGQNEGSCKIFAFAQLNELSQEATLLCFGRFYQDVLNTPQGTDHSNIRNFIKDGWAGIKFEGTALSVK from the coding sequence ATGACTGTATCGGATTTCATAGCTAAATTAAGCACCCCTTCAAGTGTCGACTTCGAAGACACGATGACCATCATCAATGAGCATTATAATTATCAACCTACCGCTTTTAGTAATGGTACAGGTGATAGCAAAGTAACTAACGACGCCGGTCAAAATGAAGGCTCTTGTAAAATCTTTGCCTTTGCACAGTTAAATGAGCTATCCCAAGAAGCGACTCTTTTGTGTTTTGGTCGCTTTTATCAGGACGTGCTCAATACGCCGCAAGGCACAGATCACAGTAATATTCGAAATTTCATCAAGGACGGCTGGGCAGGTATAAAATTTGAAGGGACTGCATTATCGGTTAAATAA
- a CDS encoding amino acid ABC transporter ATP-binding protein — protein MSTQAKDAEKLMIQLRDVNKWYGDFHVLKNINLNVKRGERIVICGPSGSGKSTMIRSINRLEEHQKGDIIVNDVTLTNDLKNIETIRKDVGMVFQHFNLFPHLTVLENCCLAPIWVKKVPRAEAEATAMQFLERVKIPEQAKKYPGQLSGGQQQRVAIARSLCMNPDVMLFDEPTSALDPEMIKEVLDVMVELAEEGMTMLCVTHEMGFAKTVADRVIFMDAGQIIEENEPHEFFNNPQHERTQLFLSQILEH, from the coding sequence ATGAGTACTCAAGCAAAAGACGCTGAAAAATTAATGATCCAACTGCGTGATGTCAACAAATGGTATGGCGACTTCCACGTACTAAAAAATATCAATTTAAATGTGAAACGCGGCGAACGTATCGTTATTTGTGGGCCATCCGGCTCAGGAAAATCTACGATGATTCGTAGTATTAACCGTCTAGAAGAACATCAAAAAGGCGATATAATCGTCAATGATGTCACCTTAACTAACGACTTAAAAAACATCGAAACCATTCGTAAAGATGTTGGCATGGTGTTTCAGCACTTCAACCTTTTCCCTCACCTAACCGTATTGGAAAATTGTTGTTTAGCGCCGATTTGGGTTAAAAAAGTGCCGCGTGCAGAAGCAGAAGCAACAGCGATGCAGTTCCTTGAGCGTGTTAAGATCCCTGAACAAGCTAAAAAATACCCTGGCCAATTATCCGGTGGGCAACAACAGCGGGTCGCTATCGCACGTTCATTATGTATGAACCCTGATGTAATGCTATTTGATGAGCCAACATCGGCACTCGACCCCGAAATGATTAAAGAAGTACTCGACGTTATGGTTGAGTTAGCTGAAGAAGGCATGACTATGCTGTGCGTTACCCATGAGATGGGGTTTGCTAAAACAGTAGCCGACCGAGTTATCTTTATGGATGCTGGTCAAATCATCGAAGAAAACGAGCCTCATGAGTTCTTCAACAACCCACAGCACGAGCGTACTCAATTGTTCTTGAGCCAAATTTTGGAACATTAA